A region from the uncultured Draconibacterium sp. genome encodes:
- the ppk1 gene encoding polyphosphate kinase 1, which translates to MYSKEKFINREISWLSFNERVLQEAQDPNTPLFERIRFIGIFSNNLDEFFRVRVAAVRRMVSLGKDEENLLGQLTPGELHNNIQKIVNEQQNKVQEIYSGILTELEENNIFIINEKDLSEKQGAFVRSYFYEKVLPNLVPIMLSKKNKFPYLRDRSVYLAVKLWSSNDPTEFAYSLIRIPGRSVPRFLVLPSEGEKQFVIFLDDIIRFCMNDIFFYFDYDVHEAYTIKITRDAELDLDDDISKSFVEKMSQSLKKRKKGKPVRLIYDREMPDDLLKFLLKKMKMAEGSDAVPGGRYHNHKDFMNFPEIGKKEHFYPKLPPFRHKDLPPFTSIMKMMRQKDIMLHYPYQTFNHLIDFIREAAIDPSVKEIGLTIYRVAPASKVVNALLNAVRNGKKVTVVVELQARFDEEANIFWSNKLQEEGADVINGVPGMKVHSKLAWVQRKEEGGMRNYAYIGTGNFHEGTARVYADDGLLTADARLANEVEKVFEFFKQNYQHFDYKHLVVSPFNMRKQWEKNIDHEIELAKQGKPAWMILKMNSLIDPKMMKKVYQAAQAGVKTKLIVRGIFGLQIGLNGFSENIQAISIVDKYLEHSRIFLFGAGGEEKMYISSADWMPRNLNRRVEVACPIYDESIKNELKQMLEIQLKDNTRARILDPELSNNYAKDNGEKNYRAQEDYYNYIKSITS; encoded by the coding sequence ATGTATTCAAAAGAAAAATTTATAAATCGGGAAATAAGTTGGTTGTCGTTTAACGAGCGGGTGCTGCAGGAAGCACAGGATCCGAACACACCCCTGTTCGAACGAATTCGTTTCATTGGAATTTTTTCCAATAACCTCGACGAATTTTTCAGGGTAAGAGTTGCTGCTGTGCGCCGGATGGTTTCATTGGGAAAAGACGAAGAAAACCTTCTCGGCCAATTGACTCCCGGGGAGCTGCATAACAACATCCAGAAAATAGTTAACGAACAACAAAACAAAGTACAGGAAATTTATTCAGGCATATTAACCGAGCTTGAAGAAAATAACATTTTCATTATAAACGAAAAAGACCTAAGCGAAAAGCAAGGTGCTTTTGTACGTAGCTATTTTTACGAAAAAGTTTTGCCCAACCTGGTTCCTATTATGTTGAGCAAAAAAAATAAATTTCCGTACCTGCGCGACCGTTCGGTTTACCTGGCAGTTAAACTGTGGAGCAGCAATGACCCAACAGAATTTGCCTATTCGCTTATTCGAATACCGGGACGCTCGGTTCCGCGTTTTTTAGTATTGCCATCAGAAGGAGAAAAACAATTCGTCATCTTTCTTGACGACATCATTCGTTTCTGTATGAACGATATCTTTTTCTATTTTGATTATGACGTGCATGAAGCTTACACCATAAAAATTACCCGCGATGCCGAACTCGACTTGGATGATGACATTTCGAAAAGTTTTGTAGAAAAGATGAGTCAAAGTTTGAAAAAACGTAAAAAAGGGAAACCGGTTCGTTTAATTTACGACCGGGAAATGCCCGATGACTTGTTAAAATTTCTGCTAAAAAAAATGAAAATGGCAGAAGGGAGCGATGCTGTTCCCGGCGGGCGTTACCACAACCATAAAGATTTTATGAACTTCCCGGAGATTGGGAAAAAGGAACATTTTTACCCCAAACTTCCGCCTTTCCGCCACAAGGATTTGCCACCTTTTACCAGTATAATGAAAATGATGCGACAAAAAGACATTATGCTTCATTATCCGTACCAAACATTTAACCACCTAATTGATTTTATACGCGAAGCTGCTATCGATCCGTCGGTTAAAGAAATTGGACTAACCATTTACCGGGTGGCACCGGCCTCAAAAGTGGTTAATGCCCTTTTAAATGCCGTGCGCAACGGGAAAAAAGTTACAGTTGTTGTTGAACTTCAGGCAAGGTTCGACGAGGAAGCTAATATTTTTTGGTCGAACAAATTGCAGGAAGAAGGAGCCGATGTTATTAATGGCGTGCCCGGAATGAAAGTACACAGTAAGCTGGCCTGGGTGCAACGAAAAGAAGAAGGAGGTATGCGCAATTACGCCTACATTGGCACCGGAAATTTTCATGAAGGAACTGCACGTGTTTATGCCGATGACGGATTACTTACCGCTGATGCCCGACTTGCCAATGAAGTAGAAAAAGTGTTTGAATTTTTTAAACAAAACTACCAACACTTCGATTACAAACACCTTGTTGTAAGCCCGTTTAATATGCGAAAACAGTGGGAAAAAAACATTGACCATGAAATAGAACTGGCTAAACAGGGCAAACCCGCATGGATGATATTGAAAATGAACAGCCTCATAGATCCGAAAATGATGAAAAAAGTGTACCAGGCAGCTCAAGCCGGGGTAAAAACAAAACTCATTGTCAGAGGTATCTTTGGCTTACAAATTGGGCTAAATGGTTTTAGCGAAAATATTCAGGCAATTAGTATTGTTGACAAGTACCTCGAACATTCACGCATTTTTCTGTTTGGAGCCGGTGGAGAAGAAAAAATGTACATCTCATCGGCCGATTGGATGCCGCGCAACCTGAACCGGAGGGTAGAAGTGGCTTGCCCTATTTACGATGAGAGTATAAAAAACGAATTAAAACAAATGCTGGAGATTCAGCTAAAAGACAATACCAGGGCCCGAATTCTTGATCCGGAGTTGAGTAATAATTACGCAAAAGACAACGGGGAAAAAAACTACAGGGCACAGGAAGATTATTACAATTATATTAAGTCGATTACCAGTTAA
- a CDS encoding DUF423 domain-containing protein → MGKTIILIAAVLLAIALSVGAFGAHGLKPHLSSELMEVYKTGVEYHFYHALGLLLVGVFALHKPGVYLKWSAILLTTGIVLFSGSLYVMAISGIKWLGAVTPLGGISFIAGWILLFLAAKKI, encoded by the coding sequence ATGGGAAAAACAATAATTTTGATTGCCGCAGTATTACTGGCCATAGCGTTAAGTGTTGGCGCTTTTGGAGCCCATGGCTTAAAACCGCATCTTTCATCAGAATTGATGGAGGTGTACAAAACCGGAGTCGAATATCATTTTTATCATGCACTGGGACTGTTGCTGGTTGGAGTTTTTGCTTTGCACAAGCCTGGTGTGTATTTGAAATGGTCGGCAATACTGCTTACCACAGGAATTGTTCTATTTTCGGGAAGTTTGTATGTTATGGCAATTTCGGGAATAAAATGGTTAGGGGCTGTAACACCGCTCGGCGGTATTAGTTTTATTGCCGGGTGGATACTTTTATTTTTGGCGGCTAAAAAAATATAA
- a CDS encoding aspartate kinase, translated as MKVLKFGGTSVGSPENMRAVMNLVTDGEQKIVVLSAMSGTTNSLVEIANYLYKKNKDTARIFIGKLEDKYKQVVEELFTSDDNKKKGLQVVHEAFTTIKSFTSGTFNLVGENTILAQGELISTNLVTLLMNENGHRTKLLPALDFMKIDEDKAADLHFIRDNIKAVFQKIGEADYYITQGFICKDANGEINNLQRGGSDYTASLIGAAIDADEIQIWTDIDGFHNNDPRYVENTQKIEQLSFNEAAELAYFGAKILHPQTVLPARIQNIPVRLKNTMNPTDGGTLITSDSDGRGIKAVAAKDGITAVKIRSGRMLMAYGFLKNIFEVFEKYRTPIDMISTSEVAVSLTIDNTLNLSKIKEDLGKFGTVEVDEDMSIVCIVGDIIEEEKGFASKVFNALDGIPIRMISYGGSRHNISVLVPTVNKKETLQTLSSKLLNH; from the coding sequence ATGAAAGTTTTAAAATTCGGAGGAACATCGGTAGGCTCGCCCGAAAATATGCGGGCTGTAATGAACCTGGTAACCGATGGCGAGCAAAAGATTGTGGTACTATCAGCCATGTCGGGAACTACAAATTCGTTGGTTGAAATAGCCAATTATTTGTATAAAAAGAACAAGGATACAGCACGTATTTTTATTGGGAAGCTCGAAGACAAATACAAACAGGTAGTTGAAGAACTCTTTACCTCCGATGATAATAAGAAGAAAGGTTTGCAAGTGGTTCATGAAGCCTTTACTACCATAAAGTCATTTACTTCAGGAACCTTCAACCTGGTGGGCGAAAATACAATACTTGCGCAGGGTGAGCTAATTTCAACCAACCTGGTTACCCTGTTAATGAACGAAAATGGCCACCGCACCAAGCTTTTGCCGGCGCTTGATTTTATGAAAATTGATGAAGACAAAGCAGCTGATCTTCATTTTATTCGCGATAATATTAAAGCCGTGTTTCAGAAAATTGGCGAAGCTGATTATTACATTACACAAGGTTTTATTTGCAAAGATGCCAATGGCGAAATTAATAACTTGCAACGCGGTGGAAGCGATTATACAGCATCGTTAATAGGAGCTGCCATTGATGCCGACGAGATACAAATCTGGACAGATATTGATGGTTTCCATAATAACGATCCGCGATATGTGGAAAATACTCAAAAAATTGAGCAGCTTTCGTTTAATGAAGCAGCTGAGCTGGCCTATTTCGGAGCAAAAATTCTACATCCACAAACCGTATTGCCTGCACGTATACAAAATATTCCGGTTCGTTTAAAAAATACCATGAATCCAACTGACGGAGGAACGCTGATTACTTCTGATTCAGACGGACGCGGAATTAAGGCGGTAGCTGCAAAAGACGGTATTACGGCAGTAAAAATCAGGTCAGGCCGAATGCTTATGGCCTATGGTTTCCTGAAAAATATTTTTGAGGTTTTTGAAAAGTACCGCACTCCAATCGATATGATTTCGACATCGGAGGTCGCAGTTTCGCTAACCATTGATAATACGCTTAATTTAAGCAAGATAAAAGAAGACCTGGGTAAGTTTGGCACTGTTGAGGTTGATGAGGATATGTCGATTGTGTGCATTGTTGGCGATATTATTGAAGAGGAAAAGGGATTTGCCTCGAAGGTGTTTAATGCGCTGGACGGTATTCCAATCCGTATGATTTCGTACGGTGGCAGCCGGCATAATATTTCGGTGTTGGTGCCAACTGTTAATAAAAAGGAAACCTTACAAACCTTAAGTAGTAAATTGCTGAATCATTAG
- a CDS encoding transaldolase family protein — MIYLADTADIEALKQLYDFFPLEGVTTNPTILKQSGLKLSEAINTIAEIVGTGTIHVQVMSAKADEMVKEAKRYKEYFDLGNNFYAKIPVSVEGYKAMRMLKEAGINVTATAIFTQQQALVASRAGADFVAPYVSRLDNISSHGIEVVSDIVKNTKEFNLPTKVLAASFKTVDQIHRVSMNGAQSATVSPDLLFQLIKHPMTDISIAQFEEDGKELYDIL, encoded by the coding sequence ATGATTTATCTGGCAGATACCGCTGACATTGAGGCATTAAAACAATTGTACGATTTCTTTCCTCTGGAGGGTGTTACAACCAATCCTACTATTTTAAAACAATCGGGCTTAAAACTTTCGGAGGCCATTAACACCATTGCTGAAATTGTAGGGACAGGTACTATTCACGTACAGGTAATGTCGGCCAAAGCTGATGAGATGGTTAAAGAAGCGAAAAGGTATAAAGAGTATTTTGATCTTGGAAATAACTTTTATGCAAAAATTCCGGTTTCGGTTGAGGGCTACAAAGCCATGCGTATGTTAAAAGAAGCAGGCATAAATGTAACGGCCACAGCTATTTTTACCCAACAGCAGGCACTTGTGGCATCGCGTGCCGGAGCCGATTTTGTTGCGCCTTACGTCAGCCGCCTCGACAATATTTCGTCGCATGGTATTGAAGTGGTTTCTGATATTGTTAAGAATACCAAAGAATTTAACCTGCCTACAAAAGTTTTGGCAGCAAGTTTTAAAACTGTCGATCAAATTCATCGGGTAAGTATGAACGGTGCACAATCAGCAACGGTAAGCCCCGATTTGCTATTCCAGTTAATTAAGCACCCAATGACCGACATTAGTATTGCGCAATTTGAAGAGGACGGCAAAGAACTTTACGATATTTTATAA
- the sucD gene encoding succinate--CoA ligase subunit alpha, giving the protein MSILINKDTKVIVQGITGRDGAFHTAKMKAYGTQVVGGTSPGKAGQQVEGVPVFNTVEDAVKATGADASVIFVPAPFAADAIMEASYAGVKLVVCITEHVPVQDMIRVTPVLQKNRTKLVGANCPGLITPDECLIGILPAMIFKKGNVGLISRSGTLTYEVVNMLSESGLGQTTCVGIGGDAVSGLYFIDLLEMYENDPATEAVVVIGEIGGDAEEQAARFIKEKMTKPVVAFIAGQSAPPGKRMGHAGAIISSGSGTAEEKIKAFKAANVPVAKEPREIPGLVKEKLGL; this is encoded by the coding sequence ATGAGCATACTAATAAATAAAGATACAAAAGTAATCGTTCAGGGGATTACCGGCCGCGACGGTGCATTTCATACGGCCAAAATGAAAGCTTATGGTACCCAGGTAGTGGGTGGTACTTCGCCCGGAAAGGCCGGACAACAGGTTGAAGGAGTTCCGGTTTTTAACACCGTTGAAGATGCAGTGAAAGCCACCGGTGCCGATGCGTCGGTAATTTTTGTTCCGGCGCCGTTTGCGGCGGACGCCATTATGGAAGCCAGTTACGCCGGGGTAAAGTTAGTTGTTTGTATTACCGAGCATGTACCGGTTCAGGATATGATTCGTGTTACTCCGGTATTACAAAAAAACAGAACAAAACTGGTTGGGGCCAACTGTCCGGGATTAATAACCCCTGATGAATGTTTGATTGGTATTTTGCCTGCAATGATCTTTAAAAAAGGAAATGTAGGTTTAATTTCGCGTTCGGGTACATTAACATACGAGGTGGTTAATATGCTTAGCGAAAGCGGGCTTGGTCAAACAACTTGTGTGGGTATTGGTGGCGATGCCGTTTCAGGTCTGTATTTTATTGACTTACTGGAGATGTATGAAAATGATCCGGCAACAGAAGCTGTGGTTGTAATTGGCGAAATTGGCGGCGATGCAGAAGAGCAGGCAGCCCGTTTTATTAAAGAGAAAATGACAAAACCTGTGGTGGCATTTATTGCCGGCCAATCGGCACCTCCGGGAAAACGGATGGGGCATGCCGGAGCAATTATTTCGAGTGGATCGGGTACAGCTGAAGAAAAAATAAAAGCTTTTAAAGCTGCCAATGTTCCGGTGGCTAAAGAACCACGGGAAATTCCGGGATTGGTAAAAGAAAAATTAGGATTGTAA
- a CDS encoding alpha/beta hydrolase — protein MNELPEAINCKGAPASFANERYGPHERNTFDIWLADAVEPTPLVIYIHGGGFVGGDKSRYYDSEDWGRLLDAGISVASINYRFMNEPPYGILGSMNDSKRCLQYIKRQAKRYNIDKKRIACCGGSAGAGTSLWLAFSADMADAENDDPVLRESTRIACAAAFSTQSTYDILQWPGLLHFPPYEGEEQLLSIARVFGFKSAEGIDVYAQKQIRSELDFLAKMSSDAPPFFVFNHYEGGIPANEDELHHHPLHAKALKDRADDVGAEAFVYAPALGIANPSGKDVVEFFIEKLRPKPAEIIR, from the coding sequence ATGAACGAACTACCTGAAGCAATCAACTGCAAGGGAGCCCCGGCCAGTTTCGCCAACGAACGCTATGGACCACATGAACGGAATACTTTCGATATTTGGTTGGCAGATGCCGTTGAACCAACGCCTTTGGTAATTTATATTCATGGAGGTGGTTTTGTTGGGGGAGACAAAAGCCGGTATTATGATTCGGAAGACTGGGGACGTTTATTGGATGCCGGCATATCGGTTGCAAGCATAAATTACCGTTTTATGAACGAACCTCCGTATGGCATTTTGGGAAGTATGAACGACTCGAAACGTTGTTTGCAATACATTAAACGCCAGGCTAAGCGCTACAATATCGATAAAAAACGTATTGCTTGTTGTGGGGGGTCGGCAGGTGCAGGAACCTCTTTGTGGCTGGCTTTTTCAGCTGATATGGCCGATGCAGAAAACGATGATCCTGTTTTGCGCGAATCAACCCGCATTGCTTGTGCTGCTGCATTTTCTACACAATCAACCTATGACATTCTGCAGTGGCCCGGACTATTGCATTTCCCGCCTTATGAGGGAGAAGAACAGTTGCTTTCCATTGCGCGGGTCTTTGGTTTCAAATCGGCAGAAGGCATTGATGTGTATGCCCAAAAACAAATCCGAAGTGAGCTCGATTTTTTGGCTAAAATGTCATCAGATGCGCCACCTTTTTTTGTTTTTAATCATTATGAAGGTGGCATTCCTGCCAACGAAGATGAACTTCACCATCATCCGCTTCATGCCAAAGCACTAAAAGACAGAGCCGATGATGTTGGCGCCGAAGCATTTGTGTATGCTCCGGCTCTTGGTATTGCCAACCCGTCAGGAAAAGATGTGGTGGAGTTTTTTATTGAAAAGCTTAGGCCGAAGCCAGCAGAAATTATTCGGTGA
- a CDS encoding isochorismatase family protein codes for MRITKKNTVGLIIDIQERLIAAMHNKDELLKNCEVLTQGLKELEVPMLVSQQYTKGLGETVSEIQAAFDTFSYFEKKDFSCFDVPEISEKLKEIGAKNIIISGIESHVCVLQTAIDLKAAGLNPIVVMDCVSSRTPANIELAKERLRFEEIMMTSYESILFELTRSAGDPAFRAISKLVK; via the coding sequence ATGAGAATTACAAAAAAAAACACGGTAGGATTAATTATTGACATTCAGGAGCGTTTAATCGCTGCCATGCACAACAAAGACGAACTGCTAAAAAATTGCGAGGTGCTAACCCAGGGATTGAAAGAACTAGAAGTTCCGATGCTGGTATCGCAACAATATACAAAAGGCCTTGGCGAGACTGTATCTGAAATTCAGGCAGCATTTGATACGTTTTCTTATTTTGAGAAAAAAGATTTCAGCTGTTTTGATGTACCCGAGATTTCGGAAAAGCTAAAAGAAATTGGCGCTAAAAACATTATTATCAGTGGAATAGAATCGCATGTTTGCGTTTTACAAACTGCCATCGACCTGAAAGCAGCAGGTTTAAACCCGATTGTGGTAATGGATTGTGTATCGTCGAGAACACCTGCCAATATTGAATTAGCAAAAGAACGTCTTCGTTTTGAAGAAATTATGATGACATCCTATGAATCCATCCTTTTTGAACTAACGCGTTCGGCTGGAGATCCTGCGTTCCGGGCTATTTCAAAACTGGTAAAATAA
- the sucC gene encoding ADP-forming succinate--CoA ligase subunit beta: protein MKIHEYQARNLFRKYGIPVPEGVVCHSVDEVKKKVSDKDKLRVVKAQVHVGGRGKAGGVKLATTKAEAIEKAKQILGMDIKGITVEKILVADAVDIEKEFYVGLINDRNTKSVTLMASAEGGVEIEEVAKVSPEKIIKLTIDPAMGLMPWQARKISLQLFSDPKQIRQCADILVKLYQLYIETDSSLAEINPLVLTPDKQVLAIDGKMNFDDNALFRQKDIIAMREADKDEQKEIEANAKGLSYIKLDGNIGCMVNGAGLAMATMDMIKLYGGEPANFLDIGGSSNPQKVIDAMNILLSDKNVNSVMINIFGGITRCDDVARGLVAALDQINTDVPIVIRLSGTNAKEGLEIIEQTGLPVVKTMREAAQKAIELSKK from the coding sequence ATGAAGATTCACGAATATCAAGCCCGAAATTTATTCAGGAAGTACGGGATTCCTGTGCCGGAAGGTGTTGTGTGCCATTCGGTTGATGAAGTAAAAAAGAAAGTGTCGGACAAAGACAAGTTGCGTGTGGTAAAAGCCCAGGTACATGTAGGAGGCAGAGGTAAAGCAGGCGGAGTAAAGCTGGCCACCACAAAAGCCGAAGCAATTGAAAAGGCAAAGCAGATTCTGGGAATGGACATTAAAGGAATCACCGTTGAAAAAATACTGGTTGCCGATGCTGTTGACATTGAAAAAGAGTTTTATGTGGGGCTGATTAACGACCGCAATACCAAATCCGTGACACTAATGGCCAGTGCCGAAGGTGGTGTTGAAATTGAAGAAGTTGCAAAAGTATCGCCTGAAAAAATTATAAAATTGACCATCGACCCGGCAATGGGACTGATGCCCTGGCAAGCCCGGAAAATCTCCTTGCAGTTATTTAGCGATCCGAAGCAAATTCGCCAATGTGCTGATATTCTGGTAAAATTATATCAATTGTATATCGAAACAGATTCGTCGCTGGCTGAAATAAATCCGCTGGTTCTTACTCCCGATAAGCAAGTGCTGGCCATTGACGGTAAAATGAATTTTGATGATAATGCTTTATTCCGCCAGAAAGATATTATTGCCATGCGTGAAGCGGATAAAGATGAACAAAAGGAGATTGAAGCCAATGCCAAGGGCCTGTCGTATATTAAGTTGGATGGCAATATTGGTTGCATGGTAAATGGGGCCGGTTTAGCAATGGCAACCATGGATATGATAAAACTTTATGGTGGAGAACCTGCCAATTTCCTTGATATTGGTGGTTCGTCGAATCCGCAGAAGGTTATTGATGCCATGAATATATTGCTTAGCGACAAAAATGTAAACTCAGTAATGATAAATATTTTTGGTGGAATTACCCGTTGCGATGATGTTGCCCGTGGATTGGTTGCAGCACTCGACCAGATAAATACTGATGTGCCCATTGTAATTCGCCTCTCGGGGACCAATGCCAAAGAAGGACTTGAAATTATTGAACAAACAGGTTTGCCGGTTGTAAAAACCATGCGCGAAGCAGCACAAAAAGCCATCGAGTTAAGTAAAAAATAG
- a CDS encoding M23 family metallopeptidase, which produces MFKHCIFIFTAIVFVMGQATGQVVSKKITAFPEVYKEISISGYRTALDSFPEHTLEGYLGQFLIPGNDGYIISRFGPRSGRMHYGTDIKMYKGDTVVASQSGIIARSNWGYGFGNLIIVQHRNNIQTYYAHLSKFLKKKGEHVEKGEPIALAGSTGRARGAHLHFEMRESGQPFDPELVFDFKEEKIRDEAVEMESLMALHKKLKPKGYSTNVAVPEYYKVRSGDSLWTISRRFKTSINEICRLNRISESSTLRIGQPLRMY; this is translated from the coding sequence ATGTTTAAACACTGCATATTTATTTTTACAGCAATTGTTTTTGTAATGGGGCAGGCAACGGGGCAGGTTGTTAGCAAAAAAATTACCGCATTCCCCGAGGTATATAAAGAAATCAGTATCTCGGGGTACCGCACTGCCCTCGACAGTTTTCCGGAGCACACGCTTGAAGGCTATCTTGGACAATTTTTAATTCCCGGGAACGATGGTTATATCATCAGTCGTTTCGGCCCCCGATCGGGAAGAATGCATTACGGTACGGATATAAAAATGTATAAAGGCGATACAGTAGTTGCTTCGCAAAGTGGTATAATTGCCCGGTCGAACTGGGGATATGGTTTTGGAAATTTAATCATTGTCCAGCACCGAAATAATATTCAAACCTATTATGCACACCTGTCTAAATTCTTAAAGAAGAAAGGCGAACACGTTGAAAAAGGAGAGCCCATTGCTTTGGCCGGAAGTACAGGACGGGCCCGTGGTGCACATTTGCATTTTGAAATGCGTGAAAGCGGACAGCCTTTTGACCCTGAGTTGGTTTTTGATTTTAAAGAAGAAAAAATTCGCGACGAGGCAGTTGAAATGGAAAGTTTAATGGCCTTGCACAAAAAACTAAAACCTAAAGGTTACTCTACCAATGTAGCTGTTCCGGAGTATTACAAAGTACGCTCGGGCGATTCGTTGTGGACCATTTCTCGAAGGTTTAAAACTTCAATTAATGAAATTTGCAGGTTAAACCGAATTTCTGAGAGTTCAACCTTGCGAATAGGGCAACCACTGCGCATGTATTAA
- the arsC gene encoding arsenate reductase (glutaredoxin) (This arsenate reductase requires both glutathione and glutaredoxin to convert arsenate to arsenite, after which the efflux transporter formed by ArsA and ArsB can extrude the arsenite from the cell, providing resistance.) translates to MKIYHNPRCSKSRKGLQYLEDKGCKVEVIKYLADGLSQEELTDIIAKTGKKPFDFVRQHEQDYKEQYKGKILSDEEWIKVLVENPKLLHRPIVVNGDKAVLGNPPENIDDIL, encoded by the coding sequence ATGAAAATATACCATAATCCACGATGCTCGAAAAGCCGCAAAGGCTTGCAATACCTCGAAGATAAAGGCTGCAAAGTTGAAGTTATAAAATACCTTGCTGATGGTTTAAGCCAGGAAGAGCTTACAGATATAATTGCCAAAACCGGCAAAAAACCTTTTGACTTTGTTCGGCAACATGAACAAGATTACAAAGAACAGTACAAAGGGAAAATTTTAAGCGATGAAGAGTGGATAAAGGTATTGGTTGAAAACCCCAAATTGCTGCACCGACCAATTGTGGTAAATGGCGACAAAGCCGTTTTGGGCAATCCGCCTGAAAATATTGATGACATTCTATAA
- a CDS encoding SIS domain-containing protein yields MKETIKQVIAHEAQAILNIPVEDGMLEAIELIHRQVHLKKGKLVTSGMGKAGQIALNIATTFSSTGTPAVFLHPSESQHGDLGVVQENDVLLVISNSGKTREIIELIDLAENLYAGLPLIVISSNPKGVLAQNADAFIYTGNPKEVCPLGLSPTTSTTVMTVIGDALVVSMMNKIGFTNDDYAKRHHGGYLGSKSRLQAKNDTKNNH; encoded by the coding sequence ATGAAAGAGACCATAAAACAAGTTATTGCACACGAAGCGCAGGCAATACTGAATATTCCTGTTGAAGACGGCATGTTAGAGGCTATTGAATTAATTCACCGCCAGGTACATTTAAAGAAAGGCAAACTGGTTACCAGCGGAATGGGAAAAGCCGGGCAAATCGCCCTTAATATTGCCACCACATTCAGTTCAACCGGAACTCCTGCAGTATTTCTGCATCCGAGCGAATCGCAACACGGCGATCTTGGCGTTGTGCAGGAAAACGATGTTTTACTGGTTATCTCGAACTCGGGGAAAACGCGTGAAATTATTGAACTTATTGATTTGGCTGAAAATTTATATGCCGGACTTCCGTTAATCGTAATTTCGAGCAACCCTAAGGGGGTTTTGGCCCAAAATGCCGATGCTTTTATTTACACCGGTAACCCAAAAGAGGTGTGCCCCCTTGGCTTATCGCCCACAACATCAACAACCGTAATGACTGTAATTGGCGATGCCCTGGTTGTTTCGATGATGAACAAAATTGGTTTTACCAACGACGACTATGCCAAACGTCACCATGGTGGATACCTGGGAAGCAAATCGCGCTTACAAGCCAAAAACGACACAAAAAACAACCATTAG
- a CDS encoding MBL fold metallo-hydrolase yields MLEICAIASGSNGNCYYIGNETSAILIDAGISTKQILLRMQERGLDASKVKAVFITHEHSDHLRGARVFGKRLQVPIYMSAKTFDGAYKNLRPYSPRFFHHEENIPIDDFTVYPVSKSHDAADPCSFRIKYNNQNIGIFTDIGEACEQVKDHISYCHALFLESNYDEKMLWEGAYPYFLKQRVASNVGHLSNDQAFELLDQHTNGNLECVFLSHISKDNNTPKKALARMESLKTRFDLKIAPRYEASEVVKIG; encoded by the coding sequence ATGCTCGAAATTTGCGCCATAGCTTCAGGAAGTAACGGAAACTGTTATTATATCGGTAACGAAACCTCGGCCATACTAATTGATGCAGGTATTTCTACCAAACAAATCCTGCTGCGGATGCAGGAACGCGGCCTCGATGCAAGCAAAGTAAAAGCCGTTTTTATTACACACGAACACAGCGACCATTTGCGTGGAGCCCGCGTGTTTGGGAAACGCTTACAGGTGCCAATTTACATGAGTGCCAAAACATTTGACGGCGCCTACAAAAACCTGCGTCCCTATTCTCCACGATTCTTTCACCACGAGGAAAATATTCCGATTGACGATTTTACTGTATACCCGGTATCCAAAAGCCACGATGCTGCCGATCCGTGTTCGTTTAGAATTAAATACAACAACCAAAATATTGGTATTTTTACTGATATTGGAGAAGCCTGCGAACAGGTAAAAGATCACATCAGTTATTGCCACGCTTTATTTCTTGAATCGAACTACGATGAAAAAATGCTATGGGAAGGCGCTTATCCTTATTTTCTTAAACAACGGGTGGCCTCTAATGTCGGACACCTCTCTAACGACCAGGCTTTTGAACTGCTCGACCAGCACACCAATGGCAACCTGGAATGTGTTTTTCTGAGTCATATTTCGAAGGACAACAATACGCCGAAAAAAGCCCTTGCCCGAATGGAAAGTCTTAAAACACGGTTCGACCTTAAAATTGCACCACGCTACGAAGCCAGCGAAGTGGTAAAAATTGGATAA